The Phycisphaerae bacterium genome segment GATAGAAGCCGGGTTGATCGGTCTGCGTCCAGCGGATTGCCATGCCTCCGGATGACGTGTCCGGTTCGGCATGCACGGCAACAGCCGGTTCTTCGGGGTAGGCAGGCGATCGGACCGCGGCCGTTGGTTGATAACGACCGGCATCCAAGGACAGAGTCACCGGCTGCCCGACGAGCTGCATCGCCTTTTGGGCCGGCCGGCGAGCCAGGTATTGCGTCATCTCCATCGCAAACACGACGAAGATCGGATGGTTCGCCAGGTTGTTCCATTCCTTGTCCGCACTGCTGGTAACCAACCAGACGTGCCCGGCTTGGTGGTCCTTCTGAAGAATCAGCGGGCTCCTGTCCGCGTCATCCAGTTGCAGCAGTGAAATCGCAGTCTGAGCCGGCGTCCTCGTCGACGACTGCGTCAGCGGGGCCGGCGTGATGCTGACTGGAAAGTAAGCCCAGACCAGTACCCCCTCAAAGCATGCTGGCATCAGGTTCGCGAACGGCCGCAACGCGGGATGACTGATGTTCATCTCGCCGACACGAAATCCGGGACTCTCGTCCGGCGCGGCCACGGGTTCGCTCAGCTTGCCCGGCAACAGGCCCGCGCCGTCGCGGAACAGCACCTGGTTGTAGGCCTCAACGTCCACCTGATCGCCCAGAAAGAAGGCCAGACCACCGCCCGAGGCAACATAGGATTCCAGTCGGGCCGCCGCGCTTTCGGTGACCCGCACCACGTTGGCCAGAATGACTGCGTGGAAGCTCGCCAGATCGGTCTGCTCAAGCTCGTCTTCGCTGATCGCTGCAATCTCGTTGCCGCTGAACTGCGGTCCCTGCGGACGAAGAGCAACCGACAGAAGGAAGGTCTCATCCTGATAAGGATCGGATGATGGCTCGCCGTTGACCAGCAGCACCCGGATGGATTTGGCCACCGGCACCACACAGAAGCGGCGGTTGTCGACCGGCAACGCATCTGCCTGCAACTCGACCGTGAGCGCAGCCGAGCCGACCTGCGGGAATACCGCCTCCACGGGCACCTCGATCGATTGGCCCGCCGGTATGGCCGGTACGGTAACGGCCGGCAGACCGGCCTCCCCCACAAAAACCTGCATCGTCCGGGCCCGCGATTTGCTGCGACCGAGATTGGCCACATGAGCGATCAGCCGCGTGCCGGTTCCGGCGACGGCCTGGGCTTGGCGACTCTCAACACCGGTGACCGCAAGGTTGTCGGTGTTTTCGGAGCCGACATCGACCAGGACGATCTTGAGCGAGCGGTCTGCACGATCCCAGCCGGCAAGGGACGCCAACGGGCTTTCGGCCGTGCCGAGCTTCTTGTCGCTCTGGCTGCCACCGGCGCCTGGCCCGCCATTGCCCGCCGCTTGAGCGGACTCGCCCGCGAGCCAGTCGATTCGCTGGAAGTCGCTCACCAGATAGATCACCGCCCCCGCCGAACGGCGGGCATCAAGCAACCGCCGGACGGCCCCGAACGCTTCCGGAAGGTCCGCGCGGCGACTCGATGGCTTGCGATCCCGCCAGGTCCGCGAGAACGCGATCGGATCAAGACGGCCAACGCTCGTCTCTGTGACGATGGTCTGCTCAGGTCGCGACGTTGCCACGATGGTCAGCGCATCGCTCGGGCACTCCTCGCGCAGCCATCCAACCAGTCGTTCCACCGCCGTCAGGGCCCGGTCGAAGACGCTCGTGTCCTGGGTGCTTGCCCCCGAGCCCGCATCCGCCAAGCCCATGCTGAACGAATCATCGAAAACCACGACGTAGTCCGTCCCTGCCCGCGACCCGAGCAAGCCGGCAAAGGCCTGTGGCCGAACGAAAACGCGAGCCAGCATCATGCCGGTCAATAGCATCGCCAGGCAGCGCAGCATTAGCAGAATCAGCTCCTCAATGCGGATTCGACGGCGGTTCTGGCGGTTGGCTTCAAGCAAAAACTGCGTCGCCGCCCATCGAACGCGGCGAAACCGGCGCCGGTTGATGAGATGAATCACAATCGGGATGGCGGCGCACACCAAACCGGCGTAGAACATCGCCGGAGTGATCATCGCCGCCAGAACTTGATTGCCCGCAATCATCGATCGTCGATTCCCTACGCCTGCTTCCTGCTCCGTGTCTGTTCTATGTTCATAGGACGAAGGATAAGAGATGAAGGCTGAATAGAACCACGGTCATCGCGAGTCTTGTTCCTTTCATCCTTCCTTCTTCCGCCTTCATCCTTGGTCTCTGAACCCTATCTCCCCGTCTGCCGCATCCTCCCCGCCAGAAACGCCGTCAGCGCGCCGTCCAGCGGGTCTGTTGTCGACAGCAGCCGGTAGTCGATGCGGTTGTTGACGCAGGATGCGCGAATGCGGCTCACGAAGTCTCTGACGACCCGCAGATAGGCCGCTCGTAGCGACTGAGGGTCGGTCAGCAGTTGAATTCCGGGGTCTTCCAATCCCTCAAACAGCGTGTTGTGCTCAAATGGAAACGTCAGCTCATCATGATCCAGCACCTGGAGCACGATCAGATCTTGACGGCCGTGACGAAGCTGCTGAAGACCGCCGACGATCTCATCTGCATCGGCCAGTAGATCGCTGATCAGAATGATCAAGCCCCGCTGGCGAAGCTGGTCGGCAAGCTGAGCCGGAAGCATCTTCATGTCGGTCGTGCGGTCCGGCCGCTGCCGCTCGATGAGTTCGATAATCGACGATACCTGCGCGGGGCTGGACGCCGGCGGCACCTGGTCGCGGATGGCGTGGTCAAAGAGCACCAGTCCGCACGAGTCCTGCTGATTCAGGAGGAGGTAAGCCAGCGAGGCCGCAACCGTGCACGCATAGTCGAACTTCGACATGCGCGACCCCCCCCAACCCCCCCTTGCCAAGGGGGGGAGCTCATCTGCCCCCCCTCTTAGCAGAAGCTCATCTGTCCCCCCCCTTAGCAAGAGCTCATTTTGTCCCCTCCTTAACAAGGACTCGTTTTTTCCCCCCCTTAACAAGGACTCGTTTTTTCCCCCCCTTAACAAGGGGGGGGTAGGGGGGGTGGAATATTCGGGATACGCCATCGACTTCGAGCAGTCGAGCAGGATGTGCACCCGAAGATTGGTCTCCTCCTCGTACTGCTTGATGTACAGCCGGTCGCCGCGGGCAAAAACCCGCCAATCAATGTGACGAATGTCGTCCCCGGGCACGTACTCGCGATGAGCCGCGAATTCCACGCTATACCCGTGGTACGGGCTGCGGTGCATTCCCGAGATGAAGCCCTCCACGACCATCCTGGCCCGCAATTCGAGCCGGGAGATCTTCGAGAGAACGTCAGGATTCAAGTACTTTGCGTAGTCGGGCATCTTGTGTGATCGGCGACTGGTTCGGGTCGATGCGTTTCAGCAACTCGTCGATGATGCGGTCGGTGGTGTATCCCTCGGCCTCGGCCGCGTAGCTGGTAACGATCCGGTGCCGCAATACCGGGTGGGCGACGGCCCGGATATCCTCGGCGGACACGTGGTACTGGCCGTGAAGAATCGCCCTGGCTTTTGCAGCGGCGACCATGAACTGCACCGCTCGCGGCCCGGCACCCCACCGAATCATCCGCCGCACAACCTCCGGTGCCGAAGGCTCGTCCGGACGGCTGGCCCGAACCAGGTCCAGAGCATGCGCGACAACCCGTCTGGCCGCCGGAACACGCTGGACCGTCTTCTGCAGGTCAAGCACTTCCTCAGCCCCCAAAGCCGGCTGGATCGATTCCACCGCCGCCGCTACGTCTCCGAGCGTCAGCTCTGCAATGCGCAGTTCCTCCTCATAGCTGGGATACCCGACGAACACCTTGAACATGAAGCGGTCCTGCTGAGCCTCCGGTAGCGGGTAGGTGCCTTCCTGCTCGATCGGGTTCTGAGTGGCCAGCACGAAGAACGGCGGTTCGAGCGGGTGCCGCTTGCCCCCCGCGGTTACTTGCCGCTCTTGCATCGCCTCCAGCAACGCCGCTTGAGTCTTTGGCGGCGTCCGGTTGATCTCGTCGGCCAGTACGACGTTCGCGAACACCGGTCCGCGCAAGAACCTGAACGATCGCGTGCCGGTCGCCCGATCCTCCTGAATCACCTCGGTGCCGGTGATGTCCGACGGCATCAGGTCGGGCGTGAATTGGATTCGCGAAAAGGACAGACTCAGCGATCGGGCCAGCGTCGAAATCATCAGCGTCTTGGCCAGCCCCGGCACGCCCTCGATGATGCAGTGACCGCCGGCAAACAGAGCGATGAGCAGTTGCTCGACCACGTCCTTCTGCCCGACGATCACTCTCGATAAACCTTCGCAGATGCGCTCGTGAGCTTCCCGCAGACGATTGATTGCCGACAGATCATCCTGGACCGGTGACGATAATGATTCATTCATGACCAATGCTTCCGTTCTGTGTCACAACGCAACCTGCGGCAGGGTGGAACAGGCCTCCAGCCTGCCCTTGGCCGACTTACGGGGGCTGGTCAAGGGCCTGTCACTGGACCGGCAAGATGCTGATCCCGCACCGGCCTTCGGACTGCACCGTCACGGGTTCATCGCTGCAGAATCGGCAAATAGCCGTACGGAATCTGCAGGATGAACGTCGCTATTGCCGTCCCATACACCTTCCCGACGCCGTCGCCTTCCCACGAACCATCAGACGCCTGCTGCGCCAACAGCCAGTCTCGCATCGTCGGAAAATACCACTCCCAATTCTCTTTGCTGCTGAGCCACATGATCTGGGACATGTACAGGTGGGCATAATAGTAGTGTCCCCAGATGCCCGTGGTGCGCGCCTGGCCGTTGCCGACACGCAGCTTGCAGTATTCCAGGGCCTTGACCGCCGCTGGGTAATCATAGAGGCCCGCGTTGTACCAGCACGCCACCGCCGCAGC includes the following:
- a CDS encoding BatA domain-containing protein, with amino-acid sequence MIAGNQVLAAMITPAMFYAGLVCAAIPIVIHLINRRRFRRVRWAATQFLLEANRQNRRRIRIEELILLMLRCLAMLLTGMMLARVFVRPQAFAGLLGSRAGTDYVVVFDDSFSMGLADAGSGASTQDTSVFDRALTAVERLVGWLREECPSDALTIVATSRPEQTIVTETSVGRLDPIAFSRTWRDRKPSSRRADLPEAFGAVRRLLDARRSAGAVIYLVSDFQRIDWLAGESAQAAGNGGPGAGGSQSDKKLGTAESPLASLAGWDRADRSLKIVLVDVGSENTDNLAVTGVESRQAQAVAGTGTRLIAHVANLGRSKSRARTMQVFVGEAGLPAVTVPAIPAGQSIEVPVEAVFPQVGSAALTVELQADALPVDNRRFCVVPVAKSIRVLLVNGEPSSDPYQDETFLLSVALRPQGPQFSGNEIAAISEDELEQTDLASFHAVILANVVRVTESAAARLESYVASGGGLAFFLGDQVDVEAYNQVLFRDGAGLLPGKLSEPVAAPDESPGFRVGEMNISHPALRPFANLMPACFEGVLVWAYFPVSITPAPLTQSSTRTPAQTAISLLQLDDADRSPLILQKDHQAGHVWLVTSSADKEWNNLANHPIFVVFAMEMTQYLARRPAQKAMQLVGQPVTLSLDAGRYQPTAAVRSPAYPEEPAVAVHAEPDTSSGGMAIRWTQTDQPGFYQIDLTEQSGGHVVEPVAVNVDSTESDLRRMRRDELQQATAGWPVEYIRGEELTQGSAAATRKELWPALLILLVGTLMTEQLLACWFGANRQWSALMGRHRA
- a CDS encoding DUF58 domain-containing protein, producing the protein MPDYAKYLNPDVLSKISRLELRARMVVEGFISGMHRSPYHGYSVEFAAHREYVPGDDIRHIDWRVFARGDRLYIKQYEEETNLRVHILLDCSKSMAYPEYSTPPTPPLLRGGKNESLLRGGKNESLLRRGQNELLLRGGTDELLLRGGADELPPLARGGWGGSRMSKFDYACTVAASLAYLLLNQQDSCGLVLFDHAIRDQVPPASSPAQVSSIIELIERQRPDRTTDMKMLPAQLADQLRQRGLIILISDLLADADEIVGGLQQLRHGRQDLIVLQVLDHDELTFPFEHNTLFEGLEDPGIQLLTDPQSLRAAYLRVVRDFVSRIRASCVNNRIDYRLLSTTDPLDGALTAFLAGRMRQTGR
- a CDS encoding AAA family ATPase, whose amino-acid sequence is MNESLSSPVQDDLSAINRLREAHERICEGLSRVIVGQKDVVEQLLIALFAGGHCIIEGVPGLAKTLMISTLARSLSLSFSRIQFTPDLMPSDITGTEVIQEDRATGTRSFRFLRGPVFANVVLADEINRTPPKTQAALLEAMQERQVTAGGKRHPLEPPFFVLATQNPIEQEGTYPLPEAQQDRFMFKVFVGYPSYEEELRIAELTLGDVAAAVESIQPALGAEEVLDLQKTVQRVPAARRVVAHALDLVRASRPDEPSAPEVVRRMIRWGAGPRAVQFMVAAAKARAILHGQYHVSAEDIRAVAHPVLRHRIVTSYAAEAEGYTTDRIIDELLKRIDPNQSPITQDARLRKVLES